In a single window of the Rhopalosiphum padi isolate XX-2018 chromosome 1, ASM2088224v1, whole genome shotgun sequence genome:
- the LOC132922297 gene encoding uncharacterized protein LOC132922297: protein MDNKAVYQPMVTDEPQNEVQNSNIHPLSSDHMNISVAFKEIVSKDPPRYTKFLEAVNKTFEEISDCVGPEEFKNIMGNISFLKSKRNVTNLLTTLKSQISNLMSKHFEQIIEEENLSELFTKKNSLNEEEAKKYYIDNNSMEIIELEELLHQLDLQIMGLEETNEVLFNQGKFNKQRFDQLSERITMLIDDCQIKYTDCVQQTDLIRKDFTNILKDP from the exons ATGGATAATAAAGCTGTATACCAACCAATGGTCACCGACGAACCACAAAATGAAGTACAAAACTCCAACATTCATCCATTGTCGTCTGATCATATGAATATAAGTGTAGCGTTTAAGGAAATAGTGTCCAAGGATCCACCCAGGTATACAAAATTTCTCGAAGCTGTCAACAAGACATTTGAAGAAATTAGTGATTGTGTTgg tccaGAAgagtttaaaaacataatgggcaatatatcatttttaaaaagtaaaaggaATGTGACAAATTTATTGACTACATTAAAATCTCAAATCAGTAACCTGATGAGCAAGCATTTTGAACAAATTATCGAGGAAGAAAATCTATCTGAattgtttactaaaaaaaattcattaaatgagGAAGAagcaaa aaaatattatatagataataattctaTGGAAATAATAGAATTAGAAGAGCTTTTGCATCAGCTTGATTTACAAATTATGGGTTTGGAAGAAACTAATGAAGTATTATTCAATCAAGGAAAGTTTAATAAACAACGGTTCGATCAACTATCAGAAAGGATAACAATGTTAATAGATGATTGTCAGATTAAATACACTGACTGTGTGCAACAAACGGACTTAATAAGAAAAGATTTCACCAACATATTGAAAGATCCTTGa
- the LOC132922172 gene encoding UBX domain-containing protein 6 isoform X1 gives MSDKLKKFFQKKKADVKFKRAGPGHRLNEGTATAKTVTKQGETSRVCRVEPTDEAKQAAAAALARFESKKTTTGPLNISLAAIKSRARKELEAERKNVNQNIDTFTCSEEENTSVEVPGPLATSGIYFQCPMIGLEVLPQEEWHIKIEEFIKEQMKDDPILQSILLIQNCNHNRTKVEECIKLLVTYAENIIRNKDEEKYRKVRLTNKTFVEKVLPIKGAIEFLESIGFVKKKLMYQEQEEDFLVFPEECLDNLASVQTTVDDLQSAERIQLVLDRNVQVLLPSQASTKVSLPPEFFIVSTAEIKAEYQKRTEKLESEMILKTKNMRMKEQNRYKSNYKYCLIRIKFPDCLILQGTFGVNEHLSDVLEFVKESVFDEQRPFKLRLSSGSTFENEHENMTLSELNLVPTTVLLFTNDPPENNEEHPYLKDELMALVQ, from the exons ATGAGtgacaaattgaaaaaatttttccaaaaaaaaaaagctgaTGTGAAATTCAAAAGAGCAGGACCCGGTCACCGTCTGAATGAAGGCACTGCCACAGCTAAGACTGTGACTAAACAAGGCGAGACATCTCGCGTTTGTAGAGTTGAGCCTACTGATGAAGCCAAACAGGCAGCAGCTGCAGCCTTGGCTCGGTTTGAAAGTAAAAAGACCACCACCGGCCCTCTTAACAT TTCATTGGCTGCAATTAAATCAAGAGCTAGAAAAGAATTGGAAGCTGAAAGAAAAAACGTGAACCAAAACATAGATACATTTACCTGTTCAGAAGAAGAAAATACAAGTGTTGAAGTTCCTGGACCATTAGCTACTAGTGGTATTTATTTCCAGTGCCCAATGAtag GCTTAGAAGTTTTGCCACAAGAAGAGTGGcatataaaaatagaagaatTTATTAAAGAACAAATGAAAGATGATCCTATACTACAATCGATTCTACTAATCCAAAATTGCAATCACAATAGAACCaag GTTGAAGAGTGCATTAAGTTGCTTGTGACATATGCAGAAAATATCATTAGAAATAAAGACGAAGAAAAATATCGCAAAGTCAGattaactaataaaacatttgttgAAAAGGTGTTGCCAATTAAAGGAGCAATTGAATTCTTAGAATCTAttggttttgttaaaaaaaaacttatgtacCAAGAACAAGAAGAAGATTTCTTAGTTTTTCCCGAAGAATGTTTGGATAATTTAGCCTCAGTGCAGACCACTGTGGACGACTTACAATCTGCAGAGCGCATTCAATTAGTCTTGGATAGAAATGTTCAGGTACTCTTACCATCGCAAGCATCAACAAAAGTGTCATTACCTCCAGAGTTTTTCATAGTCTCTACTGCTGAAATAAAAGCAGAATATCAAAAAag gACTGAAAAACTGGAGAGTGAAATGattctaaaaactaaaaatatgcgTATGAAAGAACAAAATAGATACAAATCAAATTACAAGTACTGTTTGATTCGAATTAAATTTCCAGACTGTTTGATTTTACAG gGAACATTTGGTGTCAATGAACATTTGTCTGACGTACTGGAATTTGTTAAAGAAAGTGTATTTGATGAACAGCGACCATTCAAGCTGAGACTGTCCAGTGGAAGTACTTTTGAAAATGAGCATGAAAATATGACTTTAAGCGAATTGAACTTGGTGCCTACCACTGTTTTACTCTTCACTAATGATCCACCTGAAAATAATGAGGAACATCCTTATTTAAAAGACGAGCTCATGGCATTGGTGCAGTAA
- the LOC132922172 gene encoding UBX domain-containing protein 6 isoform X2, with the protein MKPNRQQLQPWLGLKVKRPPPALLTLGTLLVFSSLAAIKSRARKELEAERKNVNQNIDTFTCSEEENTSVEVPGPLATSGIYFQCPMIGLEVLPQEEWHIKIEEFIKEQMKDDPILQSILLIQNCNHNRTKVEECIKLLVTYAENIIRNKDEEKYRKVRLTNKTFVEKVLPIKGAIEFLESIGFVKKKLMYQEQEEDFLVFPEECLDNLASVQTTVDDLQSAERIQLVLDRNVQVLLPSQASTKVSLPPEFFIVSTAEIKAEYQKRTEKLESEMILKTKNMRMKEQNRYKSNYKYCLIRIKFPDCLILQGTFGVNEHLSDVLEFVKESVFDEQRPFKLRLSSGSTFENEHENMTLSELNLVPTTVLLFTNDPPENNEEHPYLKDELMALVQ; encoded by the exons ATGAAGCCAAACAGGCAGCAGCTGCAGCCTTGGCTCGGTTTGAAAGTAAAAAGACCACCACCGGCCCTCTTAACAT TGGGTACGCTTTTGGTTTTCAGTTCATTGGCTGCAATTAAATCAAGAGCTAGAAAAGAATTGGAAGCTGAAAGAAAAAACGTGAACCAAAACATAGATACATTTACCTGTTCAGAAGAAGAAAATACAAGTGTTGAAGTTCCTGGACCATTAGCTACTAGTGGTATTTATTTCCAGTGCCCAATGAtag GCTTAGAAGTTTTGCCACAAGAAGAGTGGcatataaaaatagaagaatTTATTAAAGAACAAATGAAAGATGATCCTATACTACAATCGATTCTACTAATCCAAAATTGCAATCACAATAGAACCaag GTTGAAGAGTGCATTAAGTTGCTTGTGACATATGCAGAAAATATCATTAGAAATAAAGACGAAGAAAAATATCGCAAAGTCAGattaactaataaaacatttgttgAAAAGGTGTTGCCAATTAAAGGAGCAATTGAATTCTTAGAATCTAttggttttgttaaaaaaaaacttatgtacCAAGAACAAGAAGAAGATTTCTTAGTTTTTCCCGAAGAATGTTTGGATAATTTAGCCTCAGTGCAGACCACTGTGGACGACTTACAATCTGCAGAGCGCATTCAATTAGTCTTGGATAGAAATGTTCAGGTACTCTTACCATCGCAAGCATCAACAAAAGTGTCATTACCTCCAGAGTTTTTCATAGTCTCTACTGCTGAAATAAAAGCAGAATATCAAAAAag gACTGAAAAACTGGAGAGTGAAATGattctaaaaactaaaaatatgcgTATGAAAGAACAAAATAGATACAAATCAAATTACAAGTACTGTTTGATTCGAATTAAATTTCCAGACTGTTTGATTTTACAG gGAACATTTGGTGTCAATGAACATTTGTCTGACGTACTGGAATTTGTTAAAGAAAGTGTATTTGATGAACAGCGACCATTCAAGCTGAGACTGTCCAGTGGAAGTACTTTTGAAAATGAGCATGAAAATATGACTTTAAGCGAATTGAACTTGGTGCCTACCACTGTTTTACTCTTCACTAATGATCCACCTGAAAATAATGAGGAACATCCTTATTTAAAAGACGAGCTCATGGCATTGGTGCAGTAA